In a single window of the Methanofollis ethanolicus genome:
- a CDS encoding shikimate kinase, giving the protein MKVVLIGYRGTGKTTVGKMVARRLSLPFLDTDALVEEMTGISIPTIFASAGEAAFRPLEREVIASLADFRGVIATGGGAVLDPENVRALRTGGTVVLLEADPEEVVTRIAGSDRPSLTGLQPEEEVQSLLRTRRPFYLAAADICVRTGGRRPDGVADEIIARCAGRPGPVSLPAGFSLPSGEAERLATLGPATGLYGIAGHPALHSRSPLLYNALFARYGMDAAYTFFDHPDFGAVLNAARLLGVRGLSVTIPHKEAALAASDEADRHAAAIGAANTLILCGDHVRVSNTDWVGVRRPLEGVAAERAVVLGAGGAAAAAVYALLSLGYGVTVLARDAGKAEALAARFGCEAGAIRDIDRVRPEVVVHATPVGMAGDPRSLLAPEDLRPGTTVFDLVYTPKETPLLRTAAARGCRTIPGTEMFVYQACEQFLHMTGIRVDDLTMWEVLGE; this is encoded by the coding sequence GTGAAGGTCGTCCTGATAGGCTACCGCGGCACGGGCAAGACGACGGTCGGAAAGATGGTGGCGCGGAGACTCTCTCTCCCCTTCCTGGACACCGACGCCCTGGTCGAGGAGATGACCGGGATCTCGATCCCGACGATCTTCGCCTCTGCCGGGGAGGCGGCCTTCCGCCCCCTGGAGAGGGAGGTGATCGCCAGCCTCGCCGATTTCCGCGGCGTCATCGCCACGGGCGGCGGTGCTGTCCTCGACCCGGAGAATGTCCGCGCCCTCAGGACGGGGGGGACCGTCGTCCTCCTGGAAGCGGACCCGGAGGAGGTCGTCACGCGGATCGCGGGCTCGGACCGCCCCTCCCTCACCGGCCTTCAGCCTGAGGAGGAGGTGCAATCCCTCCTCCGGACGCGGCGGCCCTTCTACCTCGCGGCCGCGGACATCTGTGTCAGGACGGGGGGCCGCAGGCCTGACGGGGTCGCAGACGAGATCATCGCCAGATGTGCCGGGCGGCCAGGCCCCGTCTCCCTCCCCGCGGGCTTCTCCCTCCCGTCCGGCGAGGCCGAACGTCTCGCCACTCTCGGCCCGGCGACAGGCCTGTACGGGATCGCCGGCCACCCGGCTCTCCACAGCAGGAGTCCCCTGCTGTACAATGCCCTCTTTGCAAGGTACGGCATGGACGCCGCGTACACCTTCTTCGACCACCCCGACTTCGGGGCGGTCCTCAATGCCGCCCGCCTCCTCGGCGTCCGCGGCCTCTCGGTCACCATCCCGCACAAGGAGGCGGCCCTCGCTGCCTCGGACGAGGCCGACAGGCACGCGGCGGCGATCGGCGCCGCCAACACCCTCATCCTCTGCGGGGACCATGTCCGGGTCTCGAACACCGACTGGGTCGGCGTGCGCCGCCCCCTCGAAGGGGTCGCGGCGGAGAGGGCCGTCGTCCTCGGTGCGGGCGGTGCGGCCGCCGCAGCGGTCTATGCCCTCCTGAGTCTGGGATACGGGGTGACGGTTCTTGCCCGCGACGCCGGGAAGGCAGAGGCCCTTGCCGCCCGCTTCGGCTGCGAGGCCGGGGCTATCCGCGACATCGACCGCGTCCGCCCCGAGGTCGTCGTCCACGCCACGCCAGTCGGCATGGCCGGCGACCCCCGCTCCCTCCTGGCGCCCGAAGACCTGCGACCCGGCACGACGGTCTTCGACCTCGTCTATACCCCGAAGGAGACCCCTCTTCTCAGGACGGCGGCGGCCCGCGGCTGCCGCACCATCCCGGGGACCGAGATGTTTGTGTACCAGGCCTGCGAACAGTTCCTCCATATGACCGGGATCAGGGTGGATGATCTGACCATGTGGGAGGTGCTCGGCGAATGA
- the aroA gene encoding 3-phosphoshikimate 1-carboxyvinyltransferase, translating to MEMTLSRRRGVDVTVTAPPSKSITHRALVTATLAEGESRIIGSLRSGDTVRTRDGLAALGIITTDDGDDLLVRGCGGVLPLAGPAMVDAGDSGTSLRFLAGLATLSPWPVTLTGSLRMQERPVGPLGDAIAALGGRVAYEKTPGCPPVTVTGPVRGGAAAIRGDVSSQFISALLIASPCYAEGLDLSLTTPPVSASYLDLTAAVMGAFGVPVEEEGEDRFIVRPGLYGSRPYSVEGDWSSASYFFAIAAVCGGRVTVKNLDPASLQGDRLFLDALVRMGCRVRADGDAVVLESDGDLDGTAIDMASSPDTVQTLAAVAAFARGPTTITGIAHLRYKESDRIAAVVRVLRGLGGRVAVAEDALTITPAPLRGGVVDPANDHRTAMSAAVIGLGAGNVKILHAECVDKSFPGFWDTLQGAGLL from the coding sequence ATGGAGATGACCCTCTCCCGCCGCCGGGGCGTCGACGTCACCGTCACGGCCCCGCCCTCGAAGAGTATCACCCACCGCGCCCTCGTCACCGCCACCCTCGCGGAGGGGGAGTCCCGCATCATCGGATCCCTCAGGTCGGGAGACACCGTCAGGACGCGGGATGGCCTCGCCGCCCTCGGCATCATAACTACCGACGACGGCGACGACCTCCTCGTCCGCGGCTGTGGAGGCGTCCTCCCCCTTGCCGGCCCCGCCATGGTGGACGCCGGAGACTCGGGGACGAGTCTCCGTTTCCTCGCCGGCCTCGCCACCCTCTCCCCCTGGCCTGTCACCCTCACCGGGAGTCTGCGTATGCAGGAGAGGCCTGTCGGCCCCCTCGGCGACGCCATTGCCGCCCTCGGCGGCAGGGTTGCCTACGAGAAGACGCCGGGTTGTCCGCCCGTGACGGTCACGGGGCCCGTGCGGGGTGGCGCCGCGGCGATACGGGGCGACGTCTCCAGCCAGTTTATCTCGGCCCTCCTCATCGCCTCCCCCTGCTATGCGGAGGGCCTCGACCTCTCTCTCACCACCCCTCCGGTCTCGGCGTCGTACCTCGATCTCACGGCCGCGGTGATGGGGGCCTTCGGTGTCCCTGTGGAGGAGGAGGGGGAGGACCGTTTCATCGTCAGGCCCGGCCTGTACGGGAGTCGTCCCTATTCGGTCGAGGGCGACTGGTCCTCGGCCTCGTACTTCTTTGCCATCGCCGCCGTCTGCGGTGGGCGGGTGACGGTGAAGAACCTCGACCCCGCCTCCCTCCAGGGCGACCGCCTCTTTCTCGACGCCCTTGTGAGGATGGGCTGCCGGGTCCGTGCCGACGGAGACGCTGTCGTCCTTGAATCTGACGGCGACCTCGACGGGACCGCGATCGACATGGCCTCCTCCCCCGACACTGTTCAGACCCTCGCGGCAGTGGCGGCATTTGCCCGCGGGCCGACGACGATCACCGGCATCGCTCACCTGAGGTACAAGGAGAGCGACAGGATCGCGGCGGTCGTGCGGGTGTTGCGGGGCCTCGGCGGCCGCGTCGCCGTCGCGGAGGACGCCCTGACCATCACCCCCGCTCCCCTGCGGGGCGGCGTCGTGGACCCGGCGAACGACCACAGGACAGCGATGAGCGCGGCCGTGATCGGCCTCGGCGCTGGAAACGTGAAGATCCTCCATGCTGAATGCGTGGACAAGTCCTTCCCCGGTTTCTGGGATACTCTGCAGGGGGCGGGGCTGCTGTGA
- a CDS encoding prephenate dehydratase, giving the protein MPGGKVRLAALGPEGTFSHALARCLAEEVVLLPTIGAVFAHVAAGKGDGLVPIENSEAGGVGPALDGLLRNPVFITAEVYVPIRFHLASFVKITEVDTIYAHPQAHEQCSARVDALGVPVVHTPSNAASARAVRPGTAAAAVTTAEAAALCGIPIVAENVQDAEDNTTRFVVISTEPYRGPGAGKCSVLLDPKADRAGLLADLLAVFARLRINLTRIESRPSKRGMGRYVFFIDGESGPAWTGAVAELSSLAVVKEFGCYPRLEAAGWR; this is encoded by the coding sequence ATGCCTGGCGGAAAAGTGAGGCTTGCGGCCCTCGGGCCCGAGGGCACCTTCTCCCATGCCCTTGCCCGATGTCTCGCCGAGGAGGTCGTGCTCCTGCCGACCATCGGTGCCGTCTTCGCGCATGTCGCCGCAGGAAAGGGCGACGGCCTCGTCCCTATCGAGAACAGCGAGGCCGGAGGTGTCGGCCCCGCCCTCGACGGCCTGCTGAGGAATCCCGTCTTCATCACAGCGGAGGTGTACGTGCCGATCAGGTTCCACCTCGCCTCTTTCGTCAAAATCACGGAGGTCGACACCATCTACGCCCACCCGCAGGCCCATGAACAGTGCTCGGCCCGTGTCGACGCCCTCGGCGTGCCTGTGGTCCACACCCCCTCGAACGCGGCGAGTGCCAGGGCTGTGCGTCCGGGCACGGCCGCGGCGGCGGTCACCACCGCCGAGGCCGCCGCACTGTGCGGGATCCCTATCGTCGCTGAAAATGTGCAGGACGCGGAGGACAACACCACCCGCTTCGTCGTCATCTCGACAGAGCCGTACCGGGGTCCTGGTGCCGGAAAATGTTCCGTCCTCCTCGACCCGAAGGCAGACCGGGCCGGCCTCCTCGCCGACCTGCTCGCAGTCTTCGCACGCCTGAGGATCAACCTGACCCGGATCGAGTCCAGGCCTTCAAAGAGGGGGATGGGACGGTACGTCTTCTTCATCGACGGCGAGTCCGGCCCGGCATGGACCGGGGCTGTTGCCGAACTCTCTTCCCTTGCCGTCGTGAAGGAGTTCGGGTGCTACCCGCGCCTGGAGGCGGCAGGATGGAGATGA
- a CDS encoding prephenate dehydrogenase/arogenate dehydrogenase family protein, with protein MRIGIIGGTGGMGTLFSRIFSDAGHEVLVSGRATPLSNADLARASEVVIVSVPIRSTVPVIREIAPLLSRDQLLCDVTSLKAAPVAAMLETKAGVLGLHPMFGPSVSSLQNQTVVACPARVAPERADAVLGVFRGAGAKVTTMDPLEHDRLMAVVQGLTHFTTLSLAGAMRRLSVDLPALLSVTSPVYQIEMAVIGRILGQDPGLYGPILGENPAVPEVLDAFGAAAAEVRGAVESGDDEVFARLFREDAAFFADYIPRATEDSEALIRCLAEK; from the coding sequence ATGCGCATCGGGATCATCGGCGGAACGGGTGGGATGGGCACTCTCTTCTCCCGGATCTTCTCAGACGCCGGCCACGAGGTGCTCGTCTCGGGGAGGGCGACCCCTCTCTCGAACGCCGACCTGGCACGGGCCTCCGAGGTCGTCATCGTCTCCGTCCCGATCAGGAGCACCGTCCCGGTGATCCGGGAGATCGCCCCTCTCCTCTCCAGGGACCAGCTCCTCTGCGACGTCACCTCCCTCAAGGCGGCGCCCGTGGCGGCGATGCTGGAGACGAAGGCCGGCGTCCTCGGCCTCCACCCGATGTTCGGGCCGTCCGTGTCCTCCCTCCAGAACCAGACTGTCGTCGCCTGCCCGGCGCGGGTCGCGCCTGAACGGGCTGACGCGGTTCTTGGGGTCTTCAGGGGGGCAGGGGCGAAGGTGACGACGATGGACCCCCTGGAGCACGACAGACTGATGGCTGTTGTCCAGGGCCTCACCCACTTCACCACTCTCTCCCTTGCCGGGGCGATGCGGCGCCTCTCCGTGGACCTCCCGGCCCTCCTCTCTGTCACGAGTCCGGTTTACCAGATCGAGATGGCGGTGATCGGGCGGATACTCGGGCAGGACCCGGGCCTGTACGGCCCGATTCTCGGGGAGAACCCTGCCGTCCCCGAAGTCCTCGACGCCTTCGGGGCCGCCGCGGCCGAAGTCCGCGGGGCGGTGGAGTCCGGTGACGACGAAGTGTTCGCCCGCCTCTTCCGTGAGGACGCCGCCTTCTTTGCCGACTACATCCCGCGTGCGACCGAAGACTCGGAGGCGCTGATACGATGCCTGGCGGAAAAGTGA
- a CDS encoding 3-dehydroquinate synthase II: protein MKRFWVDVRPWRKEIATAAIEAGADALVVEKAGDARALGRIAAVAPDGDLVPGTDVVFAAATPDSPLPQAKGARLVVSTPDWTVIPLENLVAASEEVFAIVRNADEAKLALGILEKGVAGVVLKTDDAAEVGRVAAVVQAAMPALALSPFTVTRVRPIGMGDRACIDTCSLLAEGQGMLVGNTSSGFLLVLAETAENPYVSPRPFRVNAGAVHAYLLGPDGKTAYLSEVRAGDAVLVADGAGATAGAAVGRVKTERRPLLLVESEGKGGEKAGLVLQNAETVRLMGPDGPVSVAALKEGDRILGLSLSGGRHFGMAVEETITET, encoded by the coding sequence ATGAAACGGTTCTGGGTTGACGTGCGGCCGTGGCGAAAGGAGATCGCCACGGCGGCGATCGAGGCCGGGGCCGATGCCCTGGTGGTGGAGAAGGCCGGCGATGCCCGCGCCCTCGGGCGGATCGCCGCGGTCGCCCCTGACGGCGACCTGGTGCCGGGCACAGACGTCGTCTTCGCTGCGGCGACGCCCGACTCGCCGCTCCCGCAGGCTAAAGGCGCCCGCCTTGTCGTCTCCACTCCCGACTGGACGGTGATCCCCCTTGAAAACCTGGTCGCCGCCTCAGAGGAGGTCTTTGCCATCGTCAGGAATGCCGACGAGGCGAAGCTCGCCCTCGGCATCCTCGAAAAAGGTGTCGCCGGCGTCGTGCTCAAGACCGACGATGCCGCGGAGGTCGGCAGGGTGGCGGCCGTCGTGCAGGCGGCGATGCCAGCCCTCGCCCTCTCTCCCTTCACGGTCACGCGGGTGCGCCCCATCGGGATGGGCGACCGCGCCTGCATCGACACCTGCTCCCTCCTTGCCGAGGGGCAGGGAATGCTCGTCGGCAACACCTCCTCGGGATTCCTCCTCGTGCTTGCCGAGACGGCCGAGAACCCGTATGTCTCGCCGCGGCCCTTCCGGGTGAACGCGGGTGCGGTCCACGCCTACCTCCTCGGCCCTGACGGGAAGACCGCCTACCTCTCCGAGGTGCGTGCCGGGGACGCCGTCCTCGTCGCCGACGGTGCCGGCGCCACGGCCGGGGCCGCGGTCGGGCGGGTGAAGACCGAGCGCCGCCCCCTCCTCCTCGTTGAATCGGAGGGAAAGGGCGGGGAGAAGGCCGGGCTCGTCCTCCAGAACGCGGAGACTGTACGGTTGATGGGGCCTGACGGCCCGGTCTCGGTCGCCGCCCTGAAGGAGGGCGACCGTATCCTCGGTCTCTCCCTCTCCGGCGGCCGGCACTTCGGCATGGCCGTCGAAGAGACGATCACGGAGACCTGA
- a CDS encoding 2-amino-3,7-dideoxy-D-threo-hept-6-ulosonate synthase — translation MIGKAIRLERIMDRNTGRTVIVPMDHGFTMGQIEGLKKMPEAVSAVSEGGANAIVMHKGMVKAGHRGKGRDIGLIVHLSASTSLNPDPDDKVLVCTVEEAVALGADAVSIHINLGAVHESRMIEAAGMVSKECIRWGMPLLVMIYPRGKGIDPRSPSAVGHCVRVAEEIGADLIKTSYTGDPASFAEICAACSVPVLIAGGEKAGDLATLTAIRDAVGAGAAGVAIGRNAFQRDDPAAFVRALCKVVHGGADPKDALEGR, via the coding sequence ATGATTGGAAAGGCGATCAGGCTGGAGAGGATCATGGACCGGAACACCGGGAGGACTGTCATCGTCCCGATGGACCACGGTTTCACGATGGGGCAGATCGAGGGGCTGAAGAAGATGCCCGAGGCGGTTTCCGCTGTCTCCGAGGGCGGGGCGAATGCGATCGTGATGCACAAGGGGATGGTGAAGGCCGGTCACCGCGGCAAGGGCCGGGACATCGGGCTCATCGTCCACCTCTCTGCCTCGACCTCCCTGAACCCGGACCCCGACGACAAAGTGCTCGTCTGCACCGTCGAGGAGGCGGTCGCCCTCGGGGCCGACGCGGTCTCCATCCACATCAACCTCGGGGCGGTGCACGAGTCCAGGATGATCGAGGCCGCGGGCATGGTCTCGAAGGAGTGCATCCGCTGGGGTATGCCTCTCCTGGTGATGATCTACCCGCGGGGCAAGGGGATCGACCCGCGCTCGCCGTCGGCCGTCGGCCACTGCGTGCGTGTCGCGGAGGAGATCGGCGCCGACCTGATCAAGACGAGTTACACCGGCGACCCCGCCTCCTTCGCGGAGATCTGCGCCGCCTGCTCTGTCCCTGTCCTCATCGCGGGCGGTGAGAAGGCCGGCGACCTCGCCACCCTGACGGCGATCCGGGACGCGGTCGGTGCCGGGGCGGCAGGCGTCGCCATCGGGAGGAACGCTTTCCAGCGCGACGACCCGGCAGCCTTTGTCAGGGCGCTCTGCAAGGTCGTCCACGGCGGCGCCGATCCGAAGGACGCCCTGGAGGGGAGATGA
- a CDS encoding 2-amino-3,7-dideoxy-D-threo-hept-6-ulosonate synthase codes for MRGKQIRLERIMDRNTGRTIIVPMDHGVTAGPMPGLIDMGRTVDLVAEGGANAVLGHLGLPLYGHRRWGRDIGLILHLSASTSAGPDPNEKVIVNTVTNALKMGADAVSVHINIGAASEAKMLADLGRVAVECMEWGMPLLAMMYPRGPKIDDEKSVEMVSLAARAGAELGADIIKTVYTGDPDTFKEVTLGCPVPVVVAGGSKTDDAATLALIEGAMEGGAAGISIGRNAFQHPHPDRFVRAAAAIVHGGKSAEEAMEMMKE; via the coding sequence ATGAGAGGAAAACAGATTAGGTTGGAACGTATTATGGATCGTAACACCGGCAGGACGATCATCGTCCCGATGGACCATGGTGTTACGGCCGGGCCCATGCCAGGGCTCATCGATATGGGACGGACCGTCGACCTCGTCGCCGAAGGCGGCGCAAACGCAGTGCTCGGCCACCTCGGCCTTCCCCTGTACGGCCACCGCCGGTGGGGGAGGGACATCGGGTTGATCCTCCACCTCTCGGCCTCGACGTCTGCGGGGCCGGACCCGAACGAGAAGGTGATCGTCAACACGGTCACGAACGCCCTGAAGATGGGTGCGGACGCGGTCTCGGTACACATCAATATCGGGGCTGCCTCTGAGGCAAAGATGCTCGCCGACCTCGGGAGGGTCGCGGTCGAGTGCATGGAGTGGGGGATGCCTCTCCTCGCGATGATGTACCCCCGCGGGCCGAAGATAGACGACGAGAAGAGCGTCGAGATGGTGAGTCTTGCCGCCCGCGCCGGCGCCGAACTCGGGGCCGACATCATCAAGACGGTGTACACCGGCGACCCCGACACCTTCAAGGAGGTGACCCTGGGGTGCCCGGTGCCGGTCGTCGTGGCCGGCGGGTCGAAGACGGACGACGCCGCGACTCTCGCCCTCATCGAGGGGGCGATGGAGGGCGGGGCCGCCGGGATCTCGATAGGGAGGAACGCCTTCCAGCACCCGCACCCCGACCGCTTTGTCCGGGCGGCGGCGGCGATCGTGCACGGCGGCAAGAGCGCGGAAGAAGCGATGGAGATGATGAAGGAATGA
- a CDS encoding MFS transporter — MQTPPAPTAHQQRLIIFIIALAAFMGALDTSIVNISLPSIAAYFHEDIGDVSWVVMGYGLVIACLLLIFGKLGDRHGFRKVYIGGFAVFTIGSLLCGLSMTLGHLIGFRLIQGLGAAALEAVGPAMIALYLPQTVRGRALGTLATAVSVAIAIGPVLGGLLTEFISWHWIFFVNIPVGVMAIVLGRKLLPETEPRGTSGSFDIPGTAFIVAALFFLIYPLNMGLKMGWTSPFILGSFLLSVIFWVAFVRRECTCEDPLLNLALFRNSAFSAGTVAGALVMLAFAGATFIFPFYLEGVKGLSTAVAGIVLTVPAVTLMIFGPLAGRISDRQGTRRLTTGAAALTAAVFLLYASLTMESSIFVIVIGLALLGVTSGLYFPPNMNQVLGQSPKGEEGVASSVMQTAKNIGDVLGVAVFGTVFVQAIVSAFAHNPETPHTEIAAAMLIPGFHAAFFAGAAACAIAAALSLMARDRQRV; from the coding sequence ATGCAGACCCCGCCGGCCCCCACTGCCCATCAGCAACGCCTGATCATTTTCATCATCGCCCTTGCAGCATTCATGGGCGCCCTCGACACCAGCATCGTGAACATCTCCCTCCCGTCCATCGCCGCCTACTTCCACGAGGACATCGGCGACGTCTCCTGGGTGGTGATGGGCTACGGCCTCGTCATCGCCTGCCTCCTCCTCATCTTCGGGAAACTCGGCGACAGGCACGGGTTCAGGAAGGTGTACATCGGAGGCTTCGCTGTTTTCACCATCGGATCCCTCCTCTGCGGTCTCTCCATGACCCTCGGCCACCTCATCGGTTTCCGCCTCATTCAGGGCCTCGGAGCCGCCGCACTCGAGGCCGTCGGCCCGGCGATGATCGCCCTGTACCTCCCGCAGACAGTCCGCGGCCGGGCCCTCGGCACCCTGGCCACCGCCGTCTCGGTCGCCATCGCGATCGGCCCGGTGCTCGGCGGCCTGCTGACAGAGTTCATCTCCTGGCACTGGATCTTCTTCGTGAACATTCCGGTCGGGGTCATGGCAATCGTCCTCGGCAGAAAACTCCTCCCGGAAACCGAACCCCGCGGGACCAGCGGTTCATTCGACATCCCGGGCACCGCCTTCATCGTCGCCGCCCTCTTCTTCCTCATCTACCCTCTCAACATGGGGCTGAAGATGGGGTGGACCTCACCGTTCATCCTCGGTTCCTTCCTCCTCTCGGTCATCTTCTGGGTCGCCTTCGTCCGGCGGGAGTGCACCTGCGAGGACCCTCTCCTCAACCTCGCCCTCTTCAGGAACAGCGCCTTCTCGGCAGGGACCGTCGCCGGCGCCCTGGTCATGCTCGCCTTCGCGGGCGCCACCTTCATCTTCCCCTTCTACCTGGAAGGGGTGAAAGGCCTCTCCACCGCTGTCGCCGGCATCGTCCTCACTGTCCCTGCGGTCACCCTGATGATCTTCGGCCCCCTCGCGGGCAGAATCTCAGACAGGCAGGGGACACGCCGCCTCACCACCGGGGCGGCGGCTCTGACCGCCGCAGTCTTTCTCCTGTACGCCTCCCTCACGATGGAGAGCAGTATCTTCGTCATCGTCATCGGCCTTGCCCTCCTCGGGGTGACGAGCGGCCTGTACTTCCCGCCGAACATGAACCAGGTCCTCGGCCAGAGCCCGAAAGGGGAGGAGGGTGTCGCTTCGAGCGTGATGCAGACCGCGAAAAACATCGGCGACGTCCTCGGGGTCGCCGTCTTCGGGACCGTCTTCGTCCAGGCGATCGTCAGCGCCTTCGCCCACAACCCCGAGACCCCGCACACCGAGATCGCGGCCGCAATGCTCATCCCTGGCTTCCATGCCGCCTTCTTTGCCGGGGCGGCGGCCTGCGCAATCGCCGCCGCTCTCTCCCTCATGGCGAGAGACAGGCAGAGAGTATGA
- a CDS encoding methyl-accepting chemotaxis protein — MANGKQDKIEAILERALDGDFSARVDIDQVPDEFKPLGKMVNRAIIKMEEAEKLKRRADAFVKDNPQAIAVLAGDKHRLDLNKQYEKAWRGTYDELMAKKLYDFNIKTSGDDFYASFETKKLAVSDMEITWEDNTKSYLRLFQVPILDENGEIDVNYYIYQDLTEQTAELKTVHALQRRADAFVKDNPQAIAVLAGDKHRLDLNKQYEKAWHGTYDELMAKKLYDFNIKTSGDDFYASFETRKLAISDMEITWEDTTKSYLRLFQVPILDENGEIDVNYYIYQDNTQLINKELEAKERARLLAESAEELKHAMNEMAKGDLTARVSIEENDPIRDLKLNYRNSREGVRAVLQQIAGVGEKVTANTEETSRSAEEIARAIEQVASKSQQTSEGAKTQLENLEEVARAMSDLSASIEEIASTSQEVLATTESAVQIGDEAEGLGREATTKMQAVERITKEGVEEFSRLNEEMREISKIVKLINDISNQTNLLALNAAIEAARAGEHGRGFAVVAGEVRNLAGESKTATNHIEDLISSIQTKSEKTAKDLQAAFDEIQGGIESVDRTIGALNRIIAASNEAHGSVSEIAKATEDQATSTNKVMERMDRTTGMTKETMSRIEDMAALAEEVSASAEEVGSGAQEVATMAAEMKGALDGFKLA; from the coding sequence ATGGCAAACGGAAAACAGGACAAGATTGAGGCAATCCTGGAACGCGCACTCGACGGGGATTTTTCGGCCCGCGTCGACATCGACCAGGTGCCTGACGAGTTCAAACCTCTGGGAAAAATGGTGAACCGTGCCATCATAAAGATGGAAGAGGCAGAAAAACTGAAGAGACGGGCCGACGCCTTCGTAAAAGACAACCCGCAGGCGATCGCCGTCCTTGCCGGCGACAAGCACCGCCTCGACCTCAACAAGCAGTACGAGAAGGCATGGCGCGGCACCTACGACGAACTGATGGCAAAGAAACTCTACGACTTCAATATCAAGACCTCGGGAGACGACTTCTACGCCTCCTTCGAGACGAAGAAACTCGCCGTCTCAGACATGGAGATCACCTGGGAAGACAATACAAAGTCATACCTCCGCCTTTTCCAGGTACCCATCCTCGATGAGAACGGGGAGATCGACGTCAACTACTACATCTACCAGGACCTCACCGAGCAGACGGCAGAGTTGAAGACGGTCCATGCCCTCCAGCGCCGCGCCGACGCCTTCGTGAAAGACAACCCGCAGGCGATCGCCGTCCTTGCCGGCGACAAGCACCGCCTCGACCTCAACAAGCAGTACGAGAAGGCCTGGCACGGCACCTACGACGAACTGATGGCGAAGAAACTCTATGACTTCAATATCAAGACGTCCGGGGACGACTTCTATGCCTCCTTCGAGACCAGGAAACTCGCCATCTCTGACATGGAGATCACCTGGGAAGACACGACAAAGTCGTACCTCCGCCTCTTCCAGGTACCCATCCTCGACGAGAACGGGGAGATCGACGTCAACTACTACATCTACCAGGACAACACGCAGCTTATCAACAAGGAACTGGAGGCCAAGGAGAGGGCACGCCTCCTTGCCGAAAGTGCCGAGGAACTGAAGCATGCAATGAATGAGATGGCGAAGGGCGACCTCACGGCCAGGGTCTCGATCGAGGAGAACGACCCGATCCGCGACCTCAAACTCAACTACCGGAACTCCCGCGAGGGAGTCAGGGCAGTCCTGCAGCAGATCGCCGGTGTCGGCGAGAAGGTCACGGCCAACACCGAGGAGACAAGCAGGAGTGCCGAGGAGATTGCACGGGCGATCGAGCAGGTGGCCTCCAAGAGCCAGCAGACCTCAGAGGGCGCAAAAACTCAGCTCGAAAATCTCGAAGAGGTCGCCAGGGCGATGTCAGACCTCTCCGCCTCGATCGAGGAGATCGCAAGCACCTCCCAGGAGGTACTCGCAACGACCGAGTCCGCAGTGCAGATCGGCGACGAGGCAGAGGGCCTCGGCCGTGAGGCGACCACCAAGATGCAGGCGGTCGAGAGGATCACAAAGGAGGGAGTCGAAGAGTTCTCGCGGCTGAACGAGGAGATGCGCGAGATCTCCAAGATCGTGAAACTCATCAACGACATCTCCAACCAGACGAACCTTCTCGCCCTGAACGCCGCGATCGAAGCGGCACGGGCAGGCGAACATGGGCGGGGCTTTGCCGTCGTCGCAGGCGAGGTCAGAAACCTCGCCGGTGAGTCGAAGACCGCCACCAACCACATCGAAGACCTCATCTCCTCCATCCAGACCAAGAGCGAGAAGACTGCAAAAGATCTCCAGGCCGCCTTCGACGAGATCCAGGGCGGGATTGAGAGCGTGGACCGGACGATCGGGGCACTGAACCGTATCATCGCCGCCTCCAACGAGGCGCACGGGAGCGTCTCCGAGATCGCCAAGGCGACCGAGGACCAGGCGACATCCACGAACAAGGTGATGGAGAGGATGGACCGGACGACCGGCATGACCAAGGAGACGATGTCCCGGATCGAAGACATGGCCGCGCTTGCCGAGGAGGTCTCGGCCTCGGCCGAGGAGGTCGGCAGCGGCGCACAGGAGGTCGCCACCATGGCGGCAGAGATGAAAGGCGCACTCGACGGCTTCAAGCTGGCATAA
- a CDS encoding chemotaxis protein CheW, which translates to MANVDVVEFEFTGERYALDIALAREIVEMVPITPVPRAPPHIAGIINLRGEITTVLNLSTILGIPEGEKQEHQKIIILVAEAAGGSNVGIIVDDVLAVMQVSEDEVEKMDESLARDAYVKGIIKVTDRTAEDEAVKNLIIWVDMAKVLEQINGHGA; encoded by the coding sequence GTGGCAAACGTGGATGTAGTGGAATTCGAGTTTACCGGGGAACGCTATGCCCTCGACATCGCGCTCGCCCGCGAGATCGTCGAGATGGTGCCGATCACACCGGTGCCGCGGGCCCCCCCGCACATCGCCGGGATCATCAACCTGAGAGGAGAGATCACGACCGTCCTGAACCTCTCGACCATCCTCGGCATCCCCGAGGGTGAGAAGCAAGAACACCAGAAGATCATCATCCTCGTCGCCGAGGCCGCAGGCGGGTCAAATGTCGGGATCATCGTCGACGATGTCCTCGCAGTGATGCAGGTCTCCGAGGATGAGGTCGAGAAAATGGACGAGTCCCTTGCACGCGATGCCTACGTGAAGGGGATCATCAAGGTGACAGACAGGACGGCAGAGGACGAGGCTGTCAAGAACCTGATCATCTGGGTCGACATGGCAAAGGTGCTCGAACAGATAAACGGGCACGGGGCCTGA